In Deltaproteobacteria bacterium, a single window of DNA contains:
- a CDS encoding ATP-binding cassette domain-containing protein encodes MSTVLEVHDLEKSFGAVVAAHDINVVVEEGETIGVIGANGAGKTTFVNLVTGHLPPGGGTVEFMGQSILGLSVRAITRLGLCRSFQVPQVFLSETVFDNLMMAFGVAEEDGAGLLTPLMEEERAARVEAHLARYQIAEYRDVIGSALPQGIRKLLDIAMATVRKPRLLMLDEPTSGISAEEKFAIMDILMQALKEERTTVLFIEHDMEIVERYVDRVLAFYQGEIICDAPTARAMRDDGVREYVLGRGHDPGTEARTAASGRSPSGEETLAVSDLDVSIGATPILRGIHLSVPSGSMCGLIGRNGAGKTTFMRAVMGALSVQRGTVRLGDVDLAATPAHRRAHLGIGFMPEDRRLVPELTAEENILLPVWATGADNARERLRWIYGLMPEVEEFRHRGATSLSGGQQKFVAFARALMGGTRLLLLDEPGEGIAPIFAQRMVEILDDLKKEGASVLVAESNDVHIARLLDRTFVIERGSIVDDG; translated from the coding sequence GTGTCCACCGTCCTGGAAGTCCACGATCTCGAGAAGTCCTTTGGCGCCGTGGTGGCCGCCCACGACATCAACGTCGTGGTGGAGGAAGGCGAGACCATCGGCGTCATCGGCGCCAACGGCGCGGGCAAGACCACCTTCGTCAACCTGGTCACCGGCCATCTCCCGCCCGGCGGCGGCACCGTGGAATTCATGGGCCAGAGCATCCTCGGGCTCTCGGTGCGGGCCATCACGCGCCTGGGCCTTTGCCGCTCCTTTCAGGTGCCCCAGGTCTTCCTCTCGGAGACCGTCTTCGACAACTTGATGATGGCCTTCGGCGTCGCCGAAGAGGACGGCGCGGGCCTGTTGACGCCGCTCATGGAGGAAGAGCGGGCGGCCCGGGTGGAAGCCCACCTGGCGCGCTACCAGATCGCGGAGTACCGGGACGTCATCGGCTCCGCGCTGCCCCAGGGTATCCGCAAGCTCCTGGACATCGCCATGGCCACGGTGCGCAAGCCCAGGCTGCTCATGCTCGACGAGCCCACCAGCGGCATCAGCGCGGAAGAGAAGTTCGCCATCATGGACATCCTCATGCAGGCCTTGAAGGAGGAGCGCACCACCGTCCTGTTCATCGAGCACGACATGGAGATCGTCGAACGCTACGTGGACCGCGTGCTCGCCTTCTACCAGGGGGAGATCATCTGCGACGCCCCCACCGCGCGGGCGATGCGGGACGACGGCGTGCGGGAATACGTGCTGGGCCGGGGGCATGACCCGGGCACGGAAGCACGGACAGCGGCATCAGGGCGTTCCCCGTCCGGTGAGGAGACTCTCGCCGTCAGCGATCTCGACGTGAGCATCGGCGCCACCCCGATCCTGCGCGGGATCCATTTGAGCGTCCCGTCGGGATCCATGTGCGGCCTCATCGGCCGCAACGGCGCCGGCAAGACCACGTTCATGCGCGCGGTCATGGGTGCGCTCTCGGTCCAGCGGGGCACGGTACGGCTCGGCGACGTCGACCTTGCCGCGACCCCGGCCCATCGCCGCGCCCACCTGGGCATCGGCTTCATGCCCGAGGACCGCCGGCTGGTGCCCGAGCTGACCGCCGAAGAGAACATCCTGCTGCCCGTCTGGGCTACCGGCGCGGACAACGCCCGCGAGCGCCTCCGGTGGATCTACGGCCTCATGCCCGAGGTCGAGGAGTTTCGCCACCGCGGCGCCACGAGCCTGTCCGGCGGCCAGCAGAAGTTCGTCGCCTTCGCCCGCGCGCTGATGGGTGGCACCAGGCTGCTCTTGCTGGACGAGCCCGGCGAAGGCATCGCGCCGATCTTCGCCCAGCGCATGGTGGAAATACTCGACGACCTCAAGAAGGAGGGCGCCTCCGTGCTGGTGGCCGAGTCCAACGACGTCCACATCGCCAGGCTCCTCGACCGTACCTTCGTCATCGAGCGCGGCAGCATCGTGGACGACGGGTAG
- a CDS encoding branched-chain amino acid ABC transporter permease: MSWRQDKTLWGLTIGLVALLVLNFVVPDWFRNILTLSLARGSVALGLLVLWRCGLISFGHALYFGFGAYTVGLMSRYLGITDAFLTIACGVVTAGLLAYGLGFLLRQYRGIFFALLNMAFSMILYGVLAKLEELGSTDGISLEATTYLWYAPLGAENKTALFVFAAILTWGVAVLVHLYLRSTLGNMTTAVRENEIRLGYLGYSGERAVHAKYVISGLLGGFGGAVAALTIGHVDPDSMVYWPVSGDFVFIAILSGTGNVVAPFIGALMYELIRTYAFDQFPGIWQLIMGGTLLAIIMFLPNGLWSLVERRRNRAGPGSADRLQAREEEA; this comes from the coding sequence ATGAGCTGGCGCCAGGACAAGACCCTTTGGGGCCTGACCATCGGGCTCGTCGCACTGCTGGTGCTCAACTTCGTGGTGCCCGACTGGTTCCGCAATATCCTGACGCTTTCCCTGGCCCGGGGTTCGGTGGCGCTGGGGCTGCTGGTGCTGTGGCGCTGCGGGTTGATCTCCTTCGGCCACGCGCTTTACTTCGGCTTCGGCGCCTACACCGTGGGGCTCATGAGCCGCTACCTGGGCATCACCGACGCCTTCCTGACCATCGCCTGCGGGGTGGTGACCGCGGGCCTTCTGGCGTACGGCCTGGGTTTCCTGCTGCGGCAGTACCGGGGCATCTTCTTCGCGCTGCTGAACATGGCGTTCTCCATGATCCTCTACGGCGTGCTGGCCAAGCTCGAGGAGCTGGGGTCCACCGACGGCATCAGCCTGGAGGCCACGACCTACCTCTGGTACGCGCCCCTGGGGGCGGAGAACAAGACCGCGCTGTTCGTGTTCGCCGCGATCCTGACCTGGGGGGTGGCGGTGCTGGTGCACCTCTACCTGCGCTCCACCCTGGGCAACATGACCACCGCGGTGCGGGAGAACGAGATCCGCCTGGGTTACCTGGGCTACTCCGGGGAGCGGGCGGTCCATGCAAAATACGTGATCTCCGGACTGCTTGGCGGGTTCGGCGGCGCCGTCGCCGCCCTCACCATCGGCCACGTGGACCCGGACTCCATGGTGTACTGGCCGGTGTCCGGGGACTTCGTCTTCATCGCCATCCTGAGCGGCACCGGCAACGTCGTCGCGCCCTTCATCGGCGCGTTGATGTACGAGCTCATACGCACCTATGCCTTCGACCAGTTCCCGGGAATCTGGCAGTTGATCATGGGCGGAACGCTGCTCGCCATCATCATGTTCCTGCCCAATGGACTGTGGTCGCTGGTGGAACGGCGGCGGAACAGGGCGGGGCCGGGGTCCGCCGACCGGCTCCAAGCGAGAGAGGAAGAGGCATAG
- a CDS encoding ABC transporter substrate-binding protein gives MSAIPRTKFMALAAALAVLLAAAAASAQTVKVAVPTFLTGGGAPTYGTASKNGVELVVRAINEGTLPAPYNSVGLAGRKIDLVVYDESGGGTKQVTELRNKVQKEGVDVVVGYVSSGSCAAIARVVEELRVLTLLTVCGTPRVFEELVKEPKYLFRIINHSTAGNVGAAHYVVKKLRNEAKDGYMGINQNYAWGQDAWRDFNLGVQTLAPELRPAKKQQFPKLFSGQYGTEISVLLRARQKVVHSSFWGGDIEALIAQGKARGLFKRKTFVFTVGEITAHRIGKKFPPGQLARGPYGLYAEGIDTPLNKWFRSEYRKAYKQPPSSPAYHYADGIVAAKYAYDTAMKANGGKFPSTDQVIKALEHATFDILAAKVKMSIGKGHQAVTSDRWGYAEWDDAKGEIVVRDVVEFKAECVNPPEGVNAADWVKGGMKGAQCD, from the coding sequence ATGAGCGCAATACCTCGTACCAAATTCATGGCGTTGGCCGCGGCTCTAGCGGTGTTGCTGGCGGCGGCTGCCGCCTCGGCGCAGACCGTCAAGGTGGCGGTTCCGACGTTCCTTACCGGCGGCGGCGCGCCGACTTACGGCACCGCATCCAAGAACGGCGTGGAGCTGGTGGTCCGCGCCATCAACGAAGGGACCCTGCCGGCGCCCTACAACAGCGTCGGGCTGGCCGGCCGCAAGATCGATCTCGTGGTCTACGACGAGTCGGGCGGCGGCACCAAGCAGGTGACGGAGCTGCGCAACAAGGTGCAGAAGGAGGGCGTGGATGTCGTGGTCGGCTATGTCTCCTCCGGGAGCTGCGCCGCCATCGCCCGGGTGGTGGAGGAGCTTCGGGTCCTGACTCTGCTGACGGTATGCGGCACGCCGCGCGTCTTCGAGGAGCTGGTGAAGGAGCCGAAGTACCTCTTCCGCATCATCAACCATAGCACCGCGGGCAACGTGGGCGCCGCGCACTACGTCGTCAAGAAGCTCCGGAACGAGGCCAAGGACGGCTACATGGGCATCAACCAGAACTACGCCTGGGGCCAGGATGCCTGGCGCGATTTCAACCTGGGCGTGCAGACCCTGGCGCCGGAACTCAGGCCGGCCAAGAAGCAGCAGTTCCCCAAGCTGTTCTCCGGCCAGTACGGCACCGAGATCTCGGTGCTGCTCAGAGCCAGGCAGAAGGTGGTGCACTCGAGCTTCTGGGGCGGCGACATCGAGGCCTTGATCGCCCAGGGCAAAGCCAGGGGACTGTTCAAGCGCAAGACGTTCGTTTTCACGGTAGGCGAAATAACGGCCCACCGGATCGGCAAGAAGTTCCCGCCGGGACAGCTCGCCCGCGGTCCCTACGGATTGTACGCGGAGGGTATCGACACCCCGCTCAACAAGTGGTTCCGGAGCGAGTACCGCAAGGCGTACAAGCAGCCGCCTTCGTCGCCGGCCTATCACTACGCCGATGGCATCGTGGCGGCAAAGTACGCCTACGACACGGCCATGAAGGCCAACGGCGGCAAGTTCCCGTCCACCGACCAGGTGATCAAGGCGCTGGAGCACGCCACCTTCGACATCCTCGCCGCCAAGGTCAAGATGTCCATCGGCAAGGGGCACCAGGCGGTCACCTCGGACCGCTGGGGCTATGCCGAGTGGGACGATGCCAAGGGCGAGATCGTGGTCAGGGACGTGGTGGAATTCAAGGCCGAGTGCGTGAACCCGCCGGAAGGCGTCAACGCGGCGGACTGGGTCAAGGGCGGCATGAAGGGCGCCCAGTGCGACTGA
- a CDS encoding VOC family protein codes for MARNMTQRGKVDLEGLHAPEVQAMKGIQPPADMPFRIGNMSHAVLVVRDIDASVRFYTQVLGFKVSDVYPESMVPGRMVFMRFNEDHHGLGVIGQAEDTSEGRELHHLAFEVPTLDDVFRARDHLEKHGVPIDFHGRRRAGCQVSVEFRDPDGHSLEIFWGLDQVDWEGEARPPEEWAPRPSLEEALNEAPPGQDTTLADPDLQRK; via the coding sequence ATGGCCAGGAACATGACTCAACGAGGCAAGGTCGATCTGGAAGGTCTACACGCCCCGGAGGTGCAGGCGATGAAGGGAATCCAGCCGCCGGCCGACATGCCCTTCCGTATCGGCAACATGAGTCACGCCGTGCTGGTGGTCCGGGACATCGACGCCTCCGTCCGGTTCTACACCCAGGTGCTCGGCTTCAAGGTTTCCGACGTCTACCCGGAGAGCATGGTGCCGGGCCGGATGGTGTTCATGCGCTTCAACGAAGACCATCATGGGCTCGGCGTCATCGGTCAGGCCGAGGATACTTCCGAGGGCCGGGAACTGCACCACCTGGCGTTCGAGGTCCCCACACTCGACGATGTCTTCCGCGCCCGGGACCACCTCGAGAAGCACGGCGTGCCCATCGATTTCCACGGCCGCCGTCGAGCCGGCTGTCAGGTGTCGGTGGAGTTCCGCGACCCCGACGGCCACAGTCTGGAAATTTTCTGGGGGCTCGACCAAGTGGACTGGGAGGGCGAGGCCCGGCCGCCCGAGGAATGGGCGCCGAGACCTTCGCTCGAAGAGGCGTTGAACGAGGCGCCGCCGGGACAGGACACCACTCTCGCCGATCCGGACCTGCAGCGGAAGTAG
- a CDS encoding branched-chain amino acid ABC transporter permease, with the protein MDLELLLIILVDGLVYGSYLFMVAVGLTVICGVQKLLNVTHGALYAFGAYLAATLLILYFRVDWPQFGAFAVMLLAAAFLGVVFGLIIERGLLRHLYHEDEHIIVLATFAAFLVLEDVLLLIWGTDPYLAPEPLGLLGSTEIAGLPFDNYSLSMVLLSAVVAAVLWYGLNRTQFGKLLLAVIYDRELAQAMGINVNRIFLLTFMLGSFLGALGGAYQAPAISVQPGIGVEVIVLAFAVVVIGGMGSIPGALIGSVIVGVARAFAVHQEPALELFVIYLIMAAVLIVRPQGLFAPAKPRTI; encoded by the coding sequence TTGGATCTCGAGCTGCTACTGATCATCCTGGTTGACGGTCTCGTCTACGGCTCCTACCTGTTCATGGTGGCCGTGGGCCTGACCGTCATCTGCGGCGTCCAGAAGCTCCTCAACGTCACCCACGGAGCGCTGTACGCGTTCGGCGCCTATCTCGCGGCCACGCTGCTGATCCTCTATTTCCGGGTGGACTGGCCGCAGTTCGGCGCCTTCGCGGTCATGCTGTTGGCGGCGGCCTTCCTCGGGGTGGTCTTCGGCCTCATCATCGAGCGCGGCCTGCTGCGCCATCTCTATCACGAGGACGAGCACATCATCGTGCTGGCGACCTTCGCGGCGTTCCTGGTGCTCGAGGACGTGCTGCTGCTGATCTGGGGCACCGATCCCTATCTCGCGCCGGAGCCCCTCGGGCTGCTGGGCTCGACGGAGATCGCCGGGCTTCCCTTCGACAACTACAGCCTGTCCATGGTGCTCTTGTCGGCCGTGGTGGCCGCGGTGCTGTGGTACGGGCTCAACCGGACCCAGTTCGGCAAGCTTCTGCTGGCGGTGATCTATGACCGGGAACTGGCCCAGGCCATGGGGATCAACGTCAACCGGATCTTCCTGTTGACCTTCATGCTGGGCTCGTTCCTGGGGGCCCTGGGCGGCGCCTACCAAGCGCCGGCGATCTCGGTCCAGCCCGGCATCGGAGTGGAGGTGATCGTGCTGGCGTTCGCCGTGGTGGTCATCGGCGGCATGGGCAGCATTCCCGGCGCCCTCATCGGCTCGGTGATCGTGGGCGTGGCGCGGGCCTTCGCCGTGCACCAGGAGCCGGCCCTGGAGCTGTTCGTCATCTACTTGATCATGGCCGCGGTGCTCATCGTCCGGCCTCAGGGGCTGTTCGCGCCCGCCAAGCCGAGAACCATATGA